The following coding sequences are from one Musa acuminata AAA Group cultivar baxijiao chromosome BXJ2-4, Cavendish_Baxijiao_AAA, whole genome shotgun sequence window:
- the LOC135586012 gene encoding deSI-like protein At4g17486 isoform X3 yields MILLIRSLSEYFKSHKIFPLFILHLKKYEVRFEEGLKFPHASLARQEILQPFLYVSKGLGIFHTGVEVHGVEYVFGAHDYPSSGVFEVEPRQCPGFMFKKSIFMGTTCLDSLQVREFMELQSVNYSGDTYHLIMKNCNHFCKEICHKMTGSLCKC; encoded by the exons ATGATTCTTCTCATTAGATCTCTGTCAGAATACTTTAAATCGCATAAAATTTTCCCTCTCTTTATTCTTCATCTGAAGAAATATGAGGTCAGGTTCGAAGAAGGGTTGAAATTCCCTCATGCTTCTTTGGCTAGACAGGAGATCTTGCAGCCATTTTTGTATGTTTCCAAAG GCCTTGGGATATTTCACACCGGTGTTGAAG TTCATGGGGTGGAATATGTATTTGGAGCACATGACTATCCGAGTAGCGGAGTCTTTGAGGTTGAGCCTCGTCAGTGTCCAGGCTTCATGTTTAAGAAATCAATATTCATGGGTACGACATGCTTGGACTCATTGCAGGTTAGAGAGTTTATGGAACTTCAGTCCGTTAATTACAGTGGAGACACCTACCACTTGATCATGAAGAACTGCAACCATTTCTGCAAAGAAATCTGTCATAAGATGACCG GTTCCCTTTGCAAATGCTGA
- the LOC135586012 gene encoding uncharacterized protein LOC135586012 isoform X2: MILLIRSLSEYFKSHKIFPLFILHLKKYEVRFEEGLKFPHASLARQEILQPFLYVSKGLGIFHTGVEVHGVEYVFGAHDYPSSGVFEVREFMELQSVNYSGDTYHLIMKNCNHFCKEICHKMTVKCYGEANFDCLYGLSFNLLPKGTLHRHYNQDE, from the exons ATGATTCTTCTCATTAGATCTCTGTCAGAATACTTTAAATCGCATAAAATTTTCCCTCTCTTTATTCTTCATCTGAAGAAATATGAGGTCAGGTTCGAAGAAGGGTTGAAATTCCCTCATGCTTCTTTGGCTAGACAGGAGATCTTGCAGCCATTTTTGTATGTTTCCAAAG GCCTTGGGATATTTCACACCGGTGTTGAAG TTCATGGGGTGGAATATGTATTTGGAGCACATGACTATCCGAGTAGCGGAGTCTTTGAG GTTAGAGAGTTTATGGAACTTCAGTCCGTTAATTACAGTGGAGACACCTACCACTTGATCATGAAGAACTGCAACCATTTCTGCAAAGAAATCTGTCATAAGATGACCG TTAAATGTTATGGAGAAGCAAATTTTGATTGTCTGTATGGATTGAGCTTCAACCTCCTCCCTAAGGGCACTCTTCACCGGCATTATAACCAAGATGAGTGA
- the LOC135586012 gene encoding deSI-like protein At4g17486 isoform X4, which produces MILLIRSLSEYFKSHKIFPLFILHLKKYEVRFEEGLKFPHASLARQEILQPFLYVSKGLGIFHTGVEVHGVEYVFGAHDYPSSGVFEVREFMELQSVNYSGDTYHLIMKNCNHFCKEICHKMTGSLCKC; this is translated from the exons ATGATTCTTCTCATTAGATCTCTGTCAGAATACTTTAAATCGCATAAAATTTTCCCTCTCTTTATTCTTCATCTGAAGAAATATGAGGTCAGGTTCGAAGAAGGGTTGAAATTCCCTCATGCTTCTTTGGCTAGACAGGAGATCTTGCAGCCATTTTTGTATGTTTCCAAAG GCCTTGGGATATTTCACACCGGTGTTGAAG TTCATGGGGTGGAATATGTATTTGGAGCACATGACTATCCGAGTAGCGGAGTCTTTGAG GTTAGAGAGTTTATGGAACTTCAGTCCGTTAATTACAGTGGAGACACCTACCACTTGATCATGAAGAACTGCAACCATTTCTGCAAAGAAATCTGTCATAAGATGACCG GTTCCCTTTGCAAATGCTGA
- the LOC135586012 gene encoding deSI-like protein At4g17486 isoform X1, whose amino-acid sequence MILLIRSLSEYFKSHKIFPLFILHLKKYEVRFEEGLKFPHASLARQEILQPFLYVSKGLGIFHTGVEVHGVEYVFGAHDYPSSGVFEVEPRQCPGFMFKKSIFMGTTCLDSLQVREFMELQSVNYSGDTYHLIMKNCNHFCKEICHKMTVKCYGEANFDCLYGLSFNLLPKGTLHRHYNQDE is encoded by the exons ATGATTCTTCTCATTAGATCTCTGTCAGAATACTTTAAATCGCATAAAATTTTCCCTCTCTTTATTCTTCATCTGAAGAAATATGAGGTCAGGTTCGAAGAAGGGTTGAAATTCCCTCATGCTTCTTTGGCTAGACAGGAGATCTTGCAGCCATTTTTGTATGTTTCCAAAG GCCTTGGGATATTTCACACCGGTGTTGAAG TTCATGGGGTGGAATATGTATTTGGAGCACATGACTATCCGAGTAGCGGAGTCTTTGAGGTTGAGCCTCGTCAGTGTCCAGGCTTCATGTTTAAGAAATCAATATTCATGGGTACGACATGCTTGGACTCATTGCAGGTTAGAGAGTTTATGGAACTTCAGTCCGTTAATTACAGTGGAGACACCTACCACTTGATCATGAAGAACTGCAACCATTTCTGCAAAGAAATCTGTCATAAGATGACCG TTAAATGTTATGGAGAAGCAAATTTTGATTGTCTGTATGGATTGAGCTTCAACCTCCTCCCTAAGGGCACTCTTCACCGGCATTATAACCAAGATGAGTGA
- the LOC135609981 gene encoding homeobox-leucine zipper protein HOX12-like codes for MTFPFLAKANVIFSVGDTRTRRRRLRLRKVKGDAKKRRLSDEQVRFLEMSFRDERKLASGRKAHIAAELGLDGKQVAVWFQNRRARHKNKQLEEAYLKLKLEHEAVVVEKCHLENEVLRLKEKLLEAEEEIRKLSWSVNGGNLGSSFSAVSQQPIHGEFGTEAEAELAYMDEYDFYNYTMEWTNPYGI; via the exons ATGACATTTCCATTCCTCGCAAAGGCTAACGTGATCTTTTCAGTAGGCGACACAAGGACGCGGCGGCGACGGCTGCGGCTGAGGAAGGTAAAGGGAGACGCGAAGAAGAGGCGGCTGAGTGACGAGCAAGTCAGGTTCCTGGAGATGAGCTTTAGGGACGAAAGGAAGCTGGCGTCGGGGAGGAAAGCCCACATCGCCGCCGAGCTCGGGCTCGACGGGAAGCAGGTGGCCGTCTGGTTTCAGAACCGGCGGGCGAGGCACAAGAACAAGCAGCTGGAGGAGGCCTACCTCAAGCTCAAGCTGGAACACGAAGCCGTCGTCGTCGAGAAATGCCACCTCGAGAACGAG GTGTTACGACTGAAGGAGAAGCTTTTGGAAGCCGAAGAGGAGATCAGGAAGCTCTCGTGGAGCGTGAATGGAGGCAACCTCGGCTCGTCCTTCTCAGCCGTGAGCCAGCAGCCAATACATGGAGAGTTCGGAACGGAAGCAGAAGCTGAACTTGCTTACATGGACGAGTATGACTTCTACAACTACACGATGGAGTGGACTAATCCATATGGCATATAA
- the LOC135609980 gene encoding uncharacterized protein LOC135609980 — MLAAVEGGMSGGFRQSCGESSEEELSVLPRHTKVVVTGNNRTKSVLVGLQGVVKKAVGLGGWHWLVLTNGIEVKLQRNALSVIEAPTGHEEDDDLEVHNMQWSGSYMASDDTHTQKPPKLRTKHHKGSSIKSLSRSHSSDSQSKGSGLSSRNNMKVDLSKLETTALWRYWRHFNLVDASPNPSKEQLIEVVQRHFMAQQLDELQVIVGFVQAAKRLKTICN, encoded by the exons ATGCTGGCAGCCGTGGAGGGCGGGATGAGTGGCGGATTCCGGCAGAGCTGCGGGGAGAGCAGCGAGGAGGAGCTGTCGGTGCTGCCGCGGCACACCAAGGTGGTGGTCACCGGGAACAACCGGACCAAATCGGTGCTCGTCGGCCTCCAGGGGGTCGTCAAGAAGGCCGTGGGCCTCGGCGGCTGGCATTGGCTG GTTTTGACAAATGGAATAGAGGTAAAGCTGCAAAGAAATGCCCTTAGTGTGATTGAAGCCCCAACCGGCCATGAGGAAGATGATGATCTCGAAGTTCACAACATGCAGTGGAGTGGCTCATATATGG CATCTGATGATACACATACACAAAAGCCTCCAAAGTTGAGGACCAAGCACCATAAAGGATCTTCTATTAAATCCTTGAGCCGGTCTCACTCTTCTGATTCGCAATCTAAGGGATCCGGTCTATCCTCAAGAAACAACATG AAAGTTGACTTGAGCAAGCTAGAAACAACAGCACTGTGGAGATATTGGCGTCACTTTAATCTT GTGGATGCCAGTCCTAACCCCTCTAAAGAGCAATTAATTGAGGTAGTTCAGAGGCATTTCATGGCGCAG CAATTGGATGAGTTGCAGGTAATCGTAGGGTTTGTGCAGGCTGCAAAGAGGCTCAAGACCATCTGCAATTGA
- the LOC103981403 gene encoding myosin-11-like: MGTPVNIIIGSLVWVEDPAVAWIDGHVAKITGQNAEVQTSNGKTVVANLSKVYPKDMEAPAGGVDDMTKLSYLHEPGVLQNLAARYQLNEIYTYTGNILIAINPFQRLPHLYDSHMMTQYKGAPLGELSPHVFAVADVAYRAMINEGKSNSILVSGESGAGKTETTKMLMRYLAYLGGRAATEGRTVEQQVLESNPVLEAFGNAKTVRNNNSSRFGKFVEIQFNRQGKISGAAIRTYLLERSRVCQVSDPERNYHCFYLLCAAPQEIVDKYKLGKPSSFHYLNQSNCYELVGVSDAHDYLATRRAMDIVGISAQEQDGIFRVVAGILHLGNIDFTKGQEVDSSVLKDDKSKFHLKMTAELLMCDSEALEDALCKRVMITPEEVIKRPLDPHAATISRDGLAKTIYSRLFDWLVDKINVSIGQDPTSKSLIGVLDIYGFESFKTNSFEQFCINFTNEKLQQHFNQHVFKMEQEEYTKEEIDWSYIEFVDNQDVLDLIEKKPGGIVALLDEACMFPKSTHETFAQKLYQTFKTHKRFIKPKLSRTDFSIGHYAGEVLYQSDQFLDKNKDYVVAEHQDLLSASKCSFVSGLFPSLPEETSKSSKFSSIGSRFKLQLQALMDTLNSTEPHYIRCVKPNNLLKPAVFENLNVMQQLRCGGVLEAIRISCAGYPTRRIFYEFLHRFGVLAPEILEGNNDEKIACRKILEKKGLTGFQIGKTKVFLRAGQMAELDARRAEVLNRAAKSIQNQIRTHILRKRFIALRKSTILVQSLWRRKLAFKLFERMRRENSAIKVQKNLRRYKARKAYTQLKFSVVVLQTGFRFLAARNEFRFKKQTKAATVIQAHWRCYRAHSYHKKLKRASIVTQCRWRGRVARKELRKLKMAARETGALKEAKDKLEKTVEDLTWRLQLEKRLRTDLEEAKGQEIAKLQSSLQATQSKLDETTEILAEEREAARKAIEEAPPVIKETTIHVQDTEKIDSLTAEVENLKASFQSEKQRADDAENKFTEAQKISEERQRKLHESEGKVHQLQESLHRIEEKLANVESENKVLRQQAVSIAPSKLLSGRSKSSLQRSSENGLVINTETRTTADPLSASFNMRENYEVEDKPQKSLNEKQQEHQDLLIRCIAQDLGFAGSRPVAACITYKCLLQWRSFEVERTSVFDRIIQTIGHAIETQDNNEVLAYWLSNASTLLLLLQRTLKASGAAGMAPQRRRSSSATLFGRMTQSFRGTPQGVNLSFVNGSLTGVDKLRQVEAKYPALLFKQQLTAYVEKIYGMIRDNLKKEISPLLGLCIQAPRTSRASLVKGTSRSLGNAAGQQALIAHWQGIVKSLDSFLNTLKANHVPPFLVRKVFTQIFSFINVQLFNSLLLRRECCSFSNGEYVKAGLAELENWCYKSTDEYAGSAWDELKHIRQAIGFLVIHQKPKKTLDEISHDLCPVLSVQQLYRISTMYWDDKYGTHSVSPEVISNMRVLMTEDSNNPVSNSFLLDDDSSIPFSVDDISKSMDPIDISDIEPPPLIRENSGFIFLLPRTD; this comes from the exons ATG GGAACACCAGTTAATATAATTATAGGTTCTCTTGTATGGGTTGAAGATCCAGCAGTAGCTTGGATTGATGGACATGTCGCTAAGATTACTGGTCAAAATGCTGAGGTTCAAACTTCTAATGGGAAAACG GTTGTTGCCAATCTGTCAAAAGTATATCCCAAAGATATGGAAGCCCCTGCTGGAGGGGTTGATGACATGACAAAGCTCTCTTATCTGCATGAGCCTGGAGTTCTGCAGAATTTGGCAGCCAGATACCAACTGAATGAAATTTAT ACTTACACAGGAAATATTCTGATTGCCATAAATCCATTTCAAAGGTTGCCCCATCTATATGATTCTCACATGATGACCCAATATAAAGGAGCTCCCTTGGGTGAGCTAAGTCCTCATGTATTTGCAGTGGCAGATGTAGCATACAG GGCAATGATAAATGAGGGGAAAAGCAATTCCATTTTGGTTAGTGGTGAAAGTGGTGCAGGTAAAACTGAGACAACAAAGATGCTTATGCGCTATCTTGCTTATTTGGGTGGGCGTGCTGCTACTGAAGGGCGAACGGTAGAGCAACAAGTACTCGAA TCAAACCCAGTTCTTGAAGCATTTGGAAATGCAAAAACTGTCAGAAATAACAACTCCAG TCGTTTCGGCAAGTTTGTTGAGATCCAGTTTAATAGGCAAGGTAAAATATCAGGTGCTGCCATCCGTACCTACCTTCTTGAGAGGTCCCGAGTTTGCCAGGTTTCTGATCCAGAGCGTAACTACCACTGCTTTTACCTTCTATGTGCTGCACCACAAGAG ATAGTTGACAAGTATAAGTTAGGAAAACCAAGTTCATTTCATTATCTTAACCAATCAAATTGCTATGAATTGGTTGGTGTGAGTGATGCCCATGACTATTTGGCCACCAGGAGGGCTATGGATATTGTCGGAATCAGTGCACAAGAACAG GATGGAATTTTCAGGGTTGTTGCAGGCATTCTTCATCTTGGAAATATTGATTTCACTAAGGGACAAGAAGTAGATTCGTCAGTTTTAAAAGATGACAAATCTAAGTTTCATCTCAAGATGACTGCGGAGCTTCTCAT GTGTGATTCTGAGGCTTTGGAAGATGCTCTGTGTAAGCGTGTGATGATAACACCTGAAGAAGTTATTAAGAGACCACTTGATCCTCATGCTGCAACCATAAGCAGGGATGGCTTGGCTAAAACTATATATTCTCGGTTATTTGATTG GCTTGTTGATAAAATAAATGTCTCAATTGGACAAGATCCAACTTCTAAGTCACTGATTGGGGTCCTAGACATCTATGGTTTTGAAAGTTTCAAGACAAACAG TTTTGAGCAGTTTTGCATCAATTTCACAAATGAGAAACTACAGCAGCATTTTAACCAG CATGTTTTCAAGATGGAGCAGGAAGAGTACACGAAAGAAGAAATAGATTGGAGCTACATTGAATTTGTTGATAACCAAGATGTCCTGGATCTTATTGAGAag AAACCTGGAGGTATCGTTGCACTCCTAGATGAAGCATG TATGTTTCCAAAATCAACACATGAAACCTTCGCGCAAAAGCTTTACCAGACATTTAAAACACACAAGCGCTTCATCAAGCCCAAGCTTTCTCGCACTGATTTTTCTATAGGCCATTATGCTGGCGAG GTTTTATATCAGTCTGACCAGTTCCTGGACAAAAATAAGGATTATGTTGTGGCGGAACACCAAGATTTGTTGAGCGCATCAAAATGCTCATTTGTTTCAGGCCTTTTTCCTTCTTTACCTGAGGAGACATCTAAGTCTTCTAAATTTTCATCCATTGGTTCTCGATTTAAG CTGCAATTACAGGCCTTGATGGACACATTGAATTCCACAGAACCTCATTACATTAGATGTGTGAAGCCGAACAATCTTCTAAAACCTGCCGTATTTGAGAATCTCAATGTCATGCAACAATTACGCTGTGGT GGTGTTCTTGAGGCCATCAGAATTAGCTGTGCTGGATATCCTACTCGTCGTATATTCTATGAATTTTTACACCGTTTTGGTGTTCTTGCTCCAGAAATTTTGGAGGGGAA CAATGATGAAAAGATAGCTTGTAGGAAGATTCTAGAAAAGAAGGGGTTAACAGGTTTCCAG ATAGGCAAAACAAAAGTTTTCCTTAGAGCTGGTCAGATGGCGGAGTTAGATGCTCGACGAGCTGAAGTGCTTAACAGGGCTGCAAAATCTATTCAAAATCAAATACGAACTCATATTTTGCGGAAACGATTTATTGCTTTACGGAAATCTACCATTCTTGTGCAGTCATTATGGAGAA GAAAGCTGGCTTTTAAGTTGTTTGAACGCATGAGAAGAGAAAATTCTGCAATAAAAGTTCAGAAAAATTTGCGTCGATACAAGGCTAGGAAGGCTTATACACAGTTGAAATTCTCAGTTGTTGTCCTGCAAACTGGTTTTAGATTTTTGGCTGCTCGGAATGAGTTTAGGTTTAAGAAGCAAACTAAGGCAGCGACTGTTATTCAG GCCCATTGGCGTTGTTATAGAGCTCATTCATACCATAAGAAGCTAAAGAGGGCATCGATTGTAACCCAGTGCCGATGGAGAGGAAGGGTTGCAAGGAAAGAGCTTAGGAAGCTCAAAATG GCTGCACGAGAAACAGGTGCCCTCAAGGAAGCAAAGGATAAGCTTGAAAAGACAGTGGAAGATCTTACATGGCGTTTACAATTAGAAAAGCGTTTGAGG ACGGACTTAGAGGAAGCTAAAGGACAAGAGATAGCAAAGTTACAAAGCTCTTTGCAAGCAACACAAAGTAAATTGGATGAGACAACTGAAATCCTTGCCGAGGAACGAGAGGCTGCTAGAAAGGCTATTGAAGAAGCACCCCCTGTTATCAAAGAAACTACCATTCATGTTCAAGATACTGAAAAGATTGATTCCTTGACAGCTGAGGTGGAGAACTTAAAG GCCTCATTTCAGTCAGAAAAACAACGAGCTGATGATGCTGAGAACAAATTCACTGAAGCACAAAAAATAAGTGAAGAAAGACAGAGAAAGTTACATGAATCAGAAGGAAAAGTGCATCAACTTCAGGAATCTTTGCATAG GATTGAAGAGAAGCTGGCAAATGTAGAATCAGAAAATAAAGTACTTCGTCAGCAGGCTGTATCCATAGCACCCAGCAAATTGTTATCAGGACGTTCTAAATCATCGCTACAG AGGAGTTCTGAAAATGGTCTTGTTATTAATACCGAGACCAGAACAACTGCA GATCCACTTAGTGCATCATTCAACATGAGGGAGAATTATGAAGTAGAAGATAAGCCACAGAAATCTCTCAATGAAAAGCAGCAG GAACATCAGGACTTACTGATTAGGTGTATTGCGCAAGACTTAGGATTTGCTGGAAGTAGACCTGTTGCTGCTTGTATTACTTATAAATGCCTTCTACAATGGCGATCATTTGAAGTTGAGCGCACAAGTGTCTTTGATCGTATTATTCAGACAATTGGTCATGCTATCGAG ACTCAGGATAATAATGAGGTCTTGGCCTACTGGCTTTCCAATGCATCAACTTTGTTATTGCTACTCCAACGTACACTGAAAGCAAGCGGTGCAGCAGGCATGGCACCACAACGCCGACGGTCATCGTCTGCCACCCTTTTCGGGAGGATGACTCAA AGTTTCAGGGGTACCCCACAAGGTGTGAACCTTTCTTTTGTGAATGGAAGTTTGACTGGAGTAGATAAATTACGCCAAGTTGAAGCAAAGTACCCTGCTTTGCTTTTCAAACAGCAGCTTACTGCATATGTAGAAAAGATATACGGGATGATCCGGGATAACTTGAAGAAAGAGATATCTCCCTTGCTTGGTTTGTGCATTCAG GCACCACGAACTTCAAGAGCTAGTCTAGTCAAAGGAACTTCTCGCTCACTGGGAAATGCTGCTGGACAGCAAGCTTTGATTGCTCACTGGCAAGGGATTGTTAAGAGTCTCGACAGTTTCTTGAACACGTTGAAAGCAAATCAT GTGCCCCCATTCTTAGTTCGAAAGGTGTTCACACAGATATTTTCCTTCATAAATGTGCAGCTATTTAACAG TCTTCTTCTGAGGAGAGAATGTTGCTCATTCAGTAACGGTGAATACGTTAAAGCAGGATTAGCTGAACTAGAAAATTGGTGCTACAAATCAACTGATGAG TATGCAGGTTCAGCTTGGGatgaactaaagcatataagacaGGCTATTGGATTCCTG GTCATCCATCAAAAGCCAAAGAAGACCTTGGATGAAATTAGCCATGATCTTTGCCCA GTACTAAGTGTGCAACAGTTATATCGGATAAGTACAATGTACTGGGATGATAAATATGGAACACATAGTGTGTCCCCTGAG GTTATATCAAATATGAGGGTGCTGATGACTGAAGATTCCAACAATCCTGTCAGCAACTCATTCTTATTGGACGATGACTCAAG CATACCATTTTCAGTTGATGACATATCTAAGTCGATGGATCCGATTGATATATCTGATATTGAGCCGCCTCCACTTATTCGGGAGAACTCAGGTTTCATTTTCTTGTTGCCACGCACGGACTAA